The Herbaspirillum sp. RTI4 genome has a segment encoding these proteins:
- the secD gene encoding protein translocase subunit SecD has translation MNRYPAWKYILIVIALLFGVFYTLPNFFGESPAVQISSAKATIKVDSAVAAHVQQILQAGNLAAENVIFDGSSAQASVRARFASTDIQFKAKTLLEQSLNTDSSDPTYTVAFNLLPNTPAWLQSLHAFPMYLGLDLRGGVHFLMQVDIKAVLNKRLQGLQSSMRSMLRDKNIRHGGINRVGDTIEVLFRDATVRDQAREALSSQLPEITLQDGGIGDDLKLVATMRPEALKQTQEDGVKQNITTLSKRVNELGVAEPIIQRQGADRIVVQLPGVQDVSRAKDIIGRTATLEVRMVDESVTRGTETTAAIPFGSELFKVGKGAPVVLYKEPIITGDYISNASASFDEGHQPSVSIDLNGDGGRKMREATRNKIGKAMAIVLFEKGKGEVLTVATIRDELGSRFQITGAGSSEAAADLALLLRAGSLAAPMEIIEERTIGPQLGAENITKGFDSTLYGFAAIAVFMVLYYRLFGMFSALALSVNVLLLIALLSVLQATLTLPGIAAIALALGMAIDSNVLINERIREELRNGSSPQAAIATGFDRAWATILDSNVTTLIAGVALLIFGSGAIRGFAVVHCLGILTSMFSAVFFSRGIVNLWYGSKKKLTSLAIGQIWKPDA, from the coding sequence ATGAATCGTTATCCCGCCTGGAAATACATCCTGATCGTCATTGCCCTGTTGTTTGGCGTGTTCTATACACTGCCGAATTTTTTCGGCGAGTCGCCTGCAGTGCAGATCAGCAGCGCCAAAGCGACCATCAAGGTCGATAGTGCCGTCGCAGCGCATGTGCAGCAGATATTGCAGGCCGGCAATCTGGCGGCCGAAAATGTGATTTTCGACGGCAGCAGCGCACAAGCATCGGTGCGCGCCCGCTTTGCCAGCACCGATATCCAGTTCAAGGCCAAGACCTTGCTGGAACAATCACTCAATACCGACAGCAGCGACCCGACCTATACCGTAGCTTTCAACCTGCTGCCGAATACGCCGGCCTGGTTGCAAAGCCTGCATGCTTTCCCTATGTATCTGGGACTCGATTTACGCGGTGGTGTGCATTTCCTGATGCAGGTCGATATCAAGGCGGTGCTGAACAAGCGCTTGCAGGGTTTGCAATCGAGCATGCGCAGCATGTTGCGCGACAAGAATATCCGGCATGGCGGCATTAACCGCGTTGGCGACACCATCGAAGTGTTGTTCCGCGACGCTACGGTCCGCGATCAGGCTCGTGAGGCGCTGTCCTCGCAGTTGCCTGAAATCACCCTTCAGGATGGCGGTATCGGTGACGACCTGAAACTGGTCGCTACCATGCGTCCCGAAGCGCTGAAACAGACGCAGGAAGACGGCGTCAAACAAAACATCACGACCCTGTCCAAGCGGGTCAATGAGCTGGGCGTGGCGGAGCCGATCATCCAGCGTCAGGGCGCTGACCGCATCGTGGTGCAATTGCCGGGTGTGCAGGATGTATCGCGCGCTAAGGACATCATCGGCCGCACCGCGACGCTGGAAGTGCGCATGGTCGATGAGTCCGTGACGCGCGGAACGGAAACAACGGCAGCGATTCCCTTTGGCTCCGAACTGTTCAAGGTCGGCAAGGGCGCACCGGTGGTGTTGTACAAGGAGCCGATCATTACCGGCGACTACATCTCCAATGCTTCCGCCAGCTTCGATGAAGGGCATCAGCCTTCGGTCAGCATCGATCTGAACGGCGACGGTGGACGCAAAATGCGCGAAGCCACCCGCAACAAGATCGGCAAGGCCATGGCCATCGTGCTGTTTGAAAAAGGCAAGGGCGAAGTTCTGACCGTGGCGACTATCCGCGACGAACTCGGTTCGCGCTTCCAGATTACCGGCGCAGGCTCTTCTGAAGCGGCAGCCGATCTGGCGCTGCTGCTGCGCGCCGGTTCGCTGGCGGCACCGATGGAAATTATCGAAGAACGCACAATCGGGCCACAACTTGGCGCTGAAAATATCACCAAGGGTTTCGATTCCACGCTCTACGGTTTCGCCGCCATTGCCGTATTCATGGTGCTGTATTACCGCTTGTTCGGCATGTTCAGCGCGCTGGCGCTGTCGGTCAATGTGTTGCTGCTGATCGCGCTGCTGTCGGTGCTGCAGGCGACGCTGACTTTGCCCGGTATTGCCGCGATTGCGCTGGCGCTGGGGATGGCGATCGATTCCAACGTGCTGATCAACGAGCGTATCCGTGAGGAGTTGCGTAACGGCAGTTCGCCGCAGGCCGCGATTGCCACCGGTTTCGACCGCGCCTGGGCCACCATTCTCGACTCCAACGTGACCACGCTGATTGCCGGTGTGGCCTTGCTGATCTTCGGTTCCGGTGCCATACGCGGCTTTGCGGTAGTGCATTGCCTGGGCATCCTGACATCGATGTTCTCTGCCGTGTTCTTCTCGCGCGGTATCGTCAATCTCTGGTACGGCAGCAAGAAAAAGCTGACCAGTCTGGCGATCGGCCAAATCTGGAAACCGGACGCCTGA
- the yajC gene encoding preprotein translocase subunit YajC has protein sequence MFISDAFAQSVPSIAGIGGNLTSFLPIILMFVVLYFLMIRPQMKRQKEQKSMMEALAKGDEVITNGGMLGKISKVADGYITLEVAEGTEVVVQKAAVTTLLPKGTLKGL, from the coding sequence TTGTTCATTTCCGATGCTTTCGCACAATCTGTGCCTTCTATTGCTGGTATTGGCGGAAATCTGACCAGTTTCCTGCCTATCATTCTGATGTTTGTTGTCCTGTATTTCCTGATGATTCGTCCGCAGATGAAACGTCAGAAAGAACAAAAATCCATGATGGAAGCGCTCGCCAAGGGCGACGAAGTCATCACTAACGGCGGCATGCTGGGCAAGATCAGCAAAGTGGCCGATGGTTACATCACGCTGGAAGTGGCTGAAGGTACTGAAGTTGTCGTACAAAAAGCGGCGGTTACTACCTTGTTGCCTAAGGGCACGCTCAAGGGCCTGTAA
- the tgt gene encoding tRNA guanosine(34) transglycosylase Tgt: MLEFTLLNTDGNARRGRVTLNHGVVETPMFMPVGTYGSVKAMSPMELEAIDAQIILGNTFHLWLRPGLDVLKKFGGLHRFMGWDKPILTDSGGFQVFSLGAMRKITEEGVHFSSPINGDKLFLSPEVSMQIQRVLNSDIVMQFDECTPYEIDGRPATVLEAAQSMRMSLRWAQRSMDEFRSGENPNALFGIVQGGMFEALRDESLAGLNEIDFDGIAIGGLSVGEPKEDMMRVLDHIGPRLPANKPHYLMGVGTPEDLVAGVASGIDMFDCVMPTRNARNGWLFTRFGDIKIKNARYKEDEKPLDETCGCYACRHFSRAYLHHLHRIGEILGARLNTIHNLHYYLELMKEIRASIEAGQFQQLRASFSADRARGA, encoded by the coding sequence ATGCTTGAATTTACCCTCCTCAATACCGACGGCAACGCCCGTCGCGGTCGCGTCACCCTCAATCATGGCGTGGTGGAAACGCCGATGTTCATGCCGGTCGGCACTTACGGTTCGGTCAAGGCGATGTCGCCCATGGAACTGGAAGCGATCGACGCGCAGATCATTCTCGGCAATACCTTCCACCTCTGGCTGCGGCCGGGGCTGGACGTGCTGAAAAAATTCGGTGGTCTGCATCGCTTCATGGGTTGGGACAAACCTATCCTGACCGATTCCGGCGGTTTTCAGGTGTTTTCGCTGGGGGCCATGCGCAAAATCACCGAAGAAGGCGTGCATTTCTCTTCGCCTATCAATGGCGATAAGCTGTTTTTGTCGCCGGAAGTGTCGATGCAAATTCAGCGCGTGCTCAATTCCGATATCGTGATGCAGTTCGACGAATGCACGCCCTATGAAATCGATGGCCGTCCGGCCACGGTGCTGGAGGCGGCGCAATCGATGCGCATGTCGCTGCGCTGGGCGCAACGGTCCATGGATGAATTCCGCAGCGGCGAGAATCCCAATGCCTTGTTCGGCATCGTGCAGGGCGGCATGTTTGAAGCGCTGCGCGATGAATCGCTGGCCGGGCTCAATGAAATTGATTTCGACGGTATCGCCATCGGCGGGCTGTCGGTGGGTGAGCCGAAAGAGGACATGATGCGGGTGCTGGATCACATCGGCCCACGCCTGCCGGCCAATAAGCCGCATTACCTGATGGGCGTTGGGACGCCTGAGGATCTGGTAGCGGGTGTGGCCAGCGGTATCGACATGTTCGACTGCGTCATGCCGACCCGCAATGCGCGCAACGGCTGGCTGTTTACCCGATTTGGCGATATCAAGATCAAGAACGCCCGCTACAAGGAAGATGAAAAGCCGCTCGATGAAACCTGCGGTTGCTATGCCTGCCGTCATTTTTCCCGCGCTTATCTGCATCATTTGCACCGCATCGGCGAAATTCTGGGCGCACGGCTCAATACCATTCACAACCTGCATTACTACCTGGAATTGATGAAGGAAATCCGTGCTTCCATTGAAGCAGGGCAGTTTCAGCAACTGCGCGCCAGCTTCAGCGCTGACCGGGCGCGAGGGGCCTGA
- the secF gene encoding protein translocase subunit SecF yields MEFFRIKKDIPFMRHALVFNVISALTFVAAVFFLFTNGLHLSIEFTGGTVMEVAYPKAANLESIRKSVEGLGYTDTQVQSFGTAQDVMIRLPAQRGVNAGQQSEKVVAALKVQEPAVVLKRVEFVGPQVGDELTHDGLMALAMVVLGISIYLAFRFEWKFAIAAVIANLHDVVIILGFFAFFQWEFSLTVLAAVLAVLGYSVNESVVVFDRVREAFRDRRFGKLSTQEVLNHAITSTISRTIITHGSTQMMVLSMLFFGGPTLHFFAVALTIGILFGIYSSVFVAAAIAMWLGVKREDLIKPIKPKDETDGAVV; encoded by the coding sequence ATGGAGTTTTTCCGGATTAAAAAAGATATCCCGTTCATGCGCCATGCTTTGGTGTTCAACGTGATTTCGGCGCTGACCTTCGTGGCAGCGGTGTTTTTCCTGTTCACCAACGGGCTGCATCTGTCGATTGAATTCACCGGCGGTACGGTGATGGAAGTGGCCTACCCGAAGGCGGCTAATCTTGAGAGCATCCGCAAGTCGGTAGAGGGCCTCGGGTATACCGATACCCAGGTGCAAAGTTTTGGCACAGCGCAGGATGTGATGATTCGTCTGCCGGCACAACGCGGCGTCAATGCCGGTCAGCAAAGCGAGAAAGTGGTCGCGGCGCTGAAAGTGCAGGAGCCGGCCGTGGTACTCAAGCGGGTGGAATTCGTCGGGCCGCAAGTGGGCGACGAGTTGACGCACGATGGCTTGATGGCGCTGGCGATGGTGGTGCTGGGGATCAGTATTTACCTGGCCTTCCGTTTCGAATGGAAATTTGCGATTGCCGCCGTCATCGCCAACTTGCATGACGTGGTGATTATTCTCGGCTTCTTTGCGTTCTTCCAATGGGAGTTCTCGCTGACGGTGCTGGCGGCGGTGCTGGCGGTACTGGGCTATTCGGTCAATGAATCGGTGGTGGTGTTTGACCGGGTGCGGGAAGCGTTCCGTGACCGCCGCTTCGGCAAGCTGTCGACGCAGGAAGTGCTTAACCACGCCATTACCAGCACCATTTCGCGCACCATCATTACTCACGGCAGTACGCAAATGATGGTCTTGTCGATGCTGTTTTTTGGTGGCCCGACGCTGCATTTTTTCGCCGTGGCGCTGACCATTGGTATCTTGTTCGGCATTTATTCCTCAGTCTTTGTGGCCGCAGCGATTGCCATGTGGCTGGGCGTCAAGCGCGAAGACTTGATCAAGCCGATCAAGCCCAAGGATGAAACCGATGGCGCGGTAGTTTAG
- a CDS encoding DUF4276 family protein: MKSIATIVEGDGEVEAFPILLRRLGDWLSPEVYCNVLPPIRVRRDRFLNKDEEFSRMLQLAASKCGEDGWICVLLDADDDCPAELGPQTLERAKKIVPHRHVSVVLANREYEAWFLAAVSSLQNCRGFFFSENFEMVESIRGAKEWLSKGKSGGKYWEITDQPAFSARMDLQLAHDNSRSFRKLCSEWRKWVVG, translated from the coding sequence ATGAAGTCGATAGCCACTATCGTCGAAGGAGATGGCGAAGTTGAGGCATTCCCAATATTACTTAGAAGGTTAGGGGATTGGTTGTCTCCAGAAGTTTACTGCAATGTATTGCCACCAATACGAGTGCGACGGGATCGGTTCCTCAATAAGGATGAAGAATTTAGTCGAATGCTTCAACTGGCTGCGTCGAAATGTGGGGAGGATGGTTGGATTTGTGTGCTTCTGGATGCCGATGATGATTGTCCTGCTGAATTGGGACCGCAAACTCTCGAGCGCGCCAAAAAAATCGTTCCTCATCGACACGTTTCCGTGGTTTTAGCTAATCGTGAATATGAAGCATGGTTCTTGGCCGCGGTTTCATCTCTCCAAAATTGCAGAGGTTTTTTCTTTTCCGAGAATTTTGAAATGGTGGAGTCTATCCGAGGAGCGAAAGAATGGCTAAGCAAGGGAAAATCTGGAGGGAAGTACTGGGAAATCACCGATCAGCCAGCTTTTTCGGCGCGTATGGATCTGCAATTAGCACATGATAATAGCCGATCGTTTCGTAAGCTTTGTAGTGAGTGGCGTAAGTGGGTGGTGGGCTAG